A genomic segment from Gemmatimonadota bacterium encodes:
- a CDS encoding RluA family pseudouridine synthase codes for MNLCVLVESTERLDRFLADQLQMSRTVAARLVADKAVTVNAVVARASRLMQRGDLVEVTFPENEAPRTFTPNPIGLTVVYEDDDLAVIDKPAGLVVHPAPGHWDDTLVNALVARGTTLAGGAEGRPGIVHRLDRETSGLIIVSKTELAHRRLGAMIAARKVARVYAALIWGHLDEPKITIDAPLGRSPRDRKRMAILPDGRPAKTDAFGIAHLGPVEVVRLELHTGRTHQIRVHLESIGHPIVGDPVYAGGGWKRISGVGRAQARHLDSLAPRQALHAALLAFRHPISGEPIRLTSPWPVDLWPLLETAAGPGVLPSREEALTAIGFETQHG; via the coding sequence TTGAACCTCTGCGTCCTGGTTGAAAGTACCGAGCGGCTCGACCGCTTCCTCGCCGATCAATTGCAGATGTCGCGGACCGTCGCGGCCCGCCTGGTGGCCGACAAGGCCGTCACGGTCAACGCCGTGGTCGCGCGCGCTTCGCGGCTGATGCAGCGCGGCGATCTGGTTGAAGTCACCTTTCCGGAAAACGAAGCGCCGCGCACCTTCACGCCCAATCCGATCGGGCTCACCGTCGTCTACGAAGACGACGATCTCGCGGTTATCGATAAGCCCGCGGGGCTGGTCGTTCATCCTGCTCCCGGTCACTGGGACGACACGCTCGTCAATGCGCTTGTGGCGCGTGGCACCACGCTCGCCGGCGGCGCTGAAGGCCGGCCAGGGATCGTGCACCGACTCGACCGTGAGACGAGTGGTCTCATCATTGTGTCGAAGACCGAGCTCGCCCATCGTCGCCTCGGCGCGATGATCGCGGCACGCAAGGTGGCCCGGGTCTATGCCGCGCTCATCTGGGGCCACCTGGACGAGCCGAAGATCACCATCGATGCGCCGCTCGGGCGCTCGCCGCGCGACCGCAAGCGGATGGCGATTCTCCCCGATGGTCGCCCGGCCAAGACGGACGCTTTCGGGATTGCGCATCTCGGACCGGTCGAGGTGGTTCGCCTCGAGCTCCACACCGGTCGGACCCACCAGATACGCGTCCACCTCGAATCGATTGGTCACCCCATTGTCGGTGATCCGGTTTATGCCGGCGGTGGCTGGAAGCGCATTTCCGGGGTCGGGCGGGCCCAGGCCAGGCACCTCGATTCGCTGGCTCCCCGGCAGGCACTTCACGCCGCGCTTCTGGCGTTCCGCCATCCCATAAGCGGGGAGCCGATCCGCCTGACCTCTCCCTGGCCGGTCGATCTCTGGCCGTTGCTGGAGACGGCCGCCGGGCCAGGGGTGTTGCCGTCGCGGGAGGAAGCACTCACTGCCATCGGTTTCGAGACCCAGCATGGCTGA
- a CDS encoding chemotaxis protein CheW, with protein MAEELPAVAGLVVRVAGVRWFIPVAGVVEVLRDALIIRVPGAVPAVRGMVNHRGRIITVADPVRSLDLPGDAGGAGELVVVEAEGRRFALAVDGVVELNAEPRTGLATLDLIQVAHAIFA; from the coding sequence ATGGCTGAGGAGCTCCCGGCCGTTGCCGGACTGGTGGTCCGGGTGGCAGGGGTCCGCTGGTTCATTCCGGTCGCGGGAGTCGTGGAGGTCTTGCGGGATGCCCTGATCATCCGCGTCCCTGGTGCGGTGCCGGCCGTGCGCGGGATGGTGAACCACCGGGGCCGGATCATCACGGTGGCGGACCCGGTCCGGTCGCTCGATCTTCCGGGAGATGCGGGTGGGGCGGGGGAACTCGTCGTGGTCGAAGCGGAAGGCCGCCGCTTTGCCCTGGCCGTCGATGGTGTCGTGGAACTGAACGCCGAGCCGCGCACGGGGCTTGCAACATTGGATCTGATTCAGGTCGCCCACGCGATCTTTGCCTGA
- a CDS encoding response regulator — MAQRILICDDAIFMRTMIADILTGAGYEIAGEAESGLQAVERYKALKPDLVTMDIVMPDMGGIDAVRAICTSDPSAKILMCSAMGQQALVVEAVQAGAKDFVVKPFQPARVLEAVKRVLEG, encoded by the coding sequence ATGGCCCAGCGGATTCTGATTTGTGACGATGCCATCTTCATGCGCACCATGATCGCCGACATCCTGACCGGGGCCGGCTACGAGATTGCTGGCGAAGCCGAGAGCGGTTTGCAGGCCGTTGAACGCTACAAGGCGCTCAAGCCTGACCTCGTCACGATGGACATCGTGATGCCCGATATGGGCGGCATCGACGCGGTCCGCGCCATCTGCACCAGCGACCCGAGCGCGAAGATCCTGATGTGCAGCGCGATGGGGCAGCAGGCGCTGGTGGTCGAAGCAGTGCAGGCAGGCGCCAAGGATTTCGTGGTGAAGCCGTTCCAGCCGGCCCGGGTACTCGAAGCCGTCAAGCGCGTCCTCGAGGGATGA
- a CDS encoding chemotaxis protein CheW, translated as MTDARRARYVALFAAEARSMLGGARRTMSAWFDTPTDTSHAEEVFRVLHTIKGMAASLDFTAVSDLTHTTESSLATVREGVRIPDRSWLRELERGLDDIAAACERAVVGEGGEAVVGINAPAAPRIVRVDIDRLDALFSDLGGLVTARQDLERHASADALSPVARAASVMAHRLDNLQDRILHVRLAPLTEVFERLPPQIRDLARQLGKEVTVEVSGEGLEVDRAVLDQLPEPLMHLIRNALDHGVETPDERRAAGKRPTGRLTVRARRDRDAVVVELTDDGRGIDREKVAAKARSQGILEEGSTLSDDGLLAVLARSGFSTATAVTEVSGRGVGLDVVVSRLHEIGAALSLTTVAGKGTVFTLRLPMRLGIVRALVTGIGEERYVMPLTHVAELIAWDPGAIRQVDGRSVIEHDGDTIPVVDLRRLLLYRGEVAPGRRPAVVFEANGQRVALLADAVLGQVDAVVQPLERPKGMPRWITGAAVLDNGRPALLLDLASVV; from the coding sequence ATGACCGACGCGCGGCGGGCGCGCTACGTCGCGCTCTTCGCGGCCGAAGCCCGCTCGATGCTCGGCGGGGCACGGCGCACGATGTCGGCGTGGTTCGACACGCCGACCGACACCAGCCACGCCGAAGAAGTGTTCCGCGTGTTGCACACCATCAAGGGAATGGCCGCCTCGCTGGATTTCACGGCGGTGTCCGACCTCACCCACACCACCGAGTCCTCACTGGCCACGGTGCGCGAGGGCGTACGGATTCCCGACCGCAGCTGGCTGCGTGAGCTCGAGCGCGGCCTCGACGATATCGCAGCGGCGTGCGAGCGCGCGGTGGTGGGTGAGGGCGGGGAAGCGGTGGTCGGGATCAACGCTCCGGCGGCGCCGCGCATTGTCCGCGTCGATATCGACCGACTCGATGCGCTCTTCAGCGACCTCGGCGGGCTGGTCACGGCGCGGCAGGACCTGGAGCGCCACGCCTCGGCCGACGCGCTTTCCCCGGTGGCGCGTGCCGCCTCGGTGATGGCGCATCGACTCGACAATCTGCAGGACCGGATTCTTCACGTTCGCCTGGCACCGCTCACCGAAGTCTTCGAGCGGCTGCCGCCACAGATCCGGGACCTCGCGCGTCAGCTGGGCAAGGAAGTGACGGTCGAAGTGTCGGGTGAAGGGCTCGAGGTCGACCGGGCCGTCCTCGACCAGCTGCCTGAACCACTGATGCATCTGATTCGCAACGCGCTCGATCATGGCGTCGAAACGCCGGACGAGCGTCGGGCCGCCGGCAAACGCCCGACTGGACGGCTCACCGTGCGAGCCCGGCGTGATCGCGATGCGGTGGTGGTGGAGCTGACGGACGACGGTCGCGGGATCGATCGGGAGAAGGTGGCCGCGAAGGCCCGCAGCCAGGGTATTCTCGAAGAAGGGTCGACGCTGTCCGATGATGGATTGTTGGCGGTACTGGCCCGGTCGGGCTTCTCCACCGCCACTGCCGTCACCGAAGTCTCGGGGCGCGGAGTCGGACTCGACGTGGTGGTGTCCCGATTGCACGAAATCGGCGCGGCCCTCTCGTTGACGACCGTGGCGGGGAAGGGCACCGTCTTCACGCTGCGGCTGCCGATGCGACTCGGCATCGTTCGGGCGCTGGTGACCGGCATCGGGGAGGAGCGGTACGTGATGCCGTTGACGCATGTGGCGGAGCTGATTGCCTGGGACCCGGGAGCGATTCGGCAGGTCGATGGCCGCTCGGTGATCGAGCACGATGGCGACACGATTCCGGTGGTCGATCTGCGCCGACTGCTGTTGTATCGGGGCGAGGTCGCACCGGGGCGCCGGCCGGCGGTGGTTTTCGAGGCGAACGGGCAGCGTGTCGCACTCCTCGCCGATGCGGTGCTCGGACAGGTCGATGCGGTGGTGCAGCCGCTTGAGCGACCGAAGGGGATGCCACGCTGGATTACGGGCGCCGCGGTGCTCGACAATGGCAGGCCAGCGTTACTCCTCGATCTGGCCAGTGTTGTGTAG
- a CDS encoding chemotaxis protein CheC yields the protein MASSDDIETLRRDGLREVATIGAGHAATALSQLTDRRIMISVPQVRRVNYGEVPQMLATFGDHVAVVSMRMLGDLTGRALLTFGEQDATRLCDLILRRPVGPPRALGELEQSGLKEVGNIVCSAYLTALSNFMGMMLLPSVPSLTVGPTALAIASTVDPNESVSDLLFCVDTAFRAEGNENPLTGAFLLMPDHASIKAILEAIRLD from the coding sequence ATGGCTTCGTCGGATGATATCGAAACGCTGCGGCGCGACGGATTGCGCGAAGTCGCCACGATTGGCGCAGGGCACGCCGCGACGGCGCTCTCGCAGCTGACCGATCGCCGGATCATGATCTCGGTGCCACAGGTGCGTCGCGTCAACTACGGCGAAGTCCCCCAGATGCTGGCGACCTTCGGCGATCACGTCGCCGTCGTGTCGATGCGGATGCTCGGGGATCTGACCGGCCGGGCGCTCCTGACATTCGGCGAGCAAGATGCCACCCGGCTCTGCGATCTGATTCTTCGCCGACCGGTAGGCCCGCCGCGCGCGCTCGGCGAGCTGGAGCAGTCCGGCCTCAAGGAGGTCGGCAACATCGTCTGTTCGGCCTATCTCACCGCACTGAGCAACTTCATGGGGATGATGCTCCTGCCATCGGTGCCATCGCTCACGGTCGGGCCGACCGCGCTTGCCATCGCGTCCACGGTCGACCCCAACGAGAGCGTCAGTGACCTCCTCTTCTGTGTCGATACCGCCTTCCGTGCCGAGGGCAACGAGAATCCCTTGACCGGGGCATTCCTGTTGATGCCCGACCACGCCTCGATCAAGGCGATTCTCGAGGCAATCCGGCTCGACTAG
- a CDS encoding tetratricopeptide repeat protein: MTAPRPRDATIVAALVQRLGAADAATLTNLAWFAARRGAMTIALDAVRHAVTLPGAPRAAWRTLERLAVGRTDQLLLALPSGHPSNQNAHSVTHPLAAAVAAHSQGAFAVAEACYWAATSDGADAPAAWNGLAVLHEERGERAAADEAWGQVAHAPAIATIHDRALSWHRRGETLGARALLRDALAAFPGAAPLLYLAGYLAYLGGEAAASVPLLTAAVAVEPAMARAHFTLGLAHERLGAHTLAVEATRRGLQCSPWFVPEVWLLENGRRGELLEVAPERSAGTAAATDEVLLALGRSLLETLHLGEALAVFDQVLVRQPAHTAALFHRGVVLAKLRRYSDALADWEAVGRADGESVLGAMSKRHARSARELATLFSGS; this comes from the coding sequence ATGACGGCGCCCCGACCGCGCGACGCCACGATCGTCGCTGCGCTGGTGCAACGCCTCGGTGCCGCCGATGCGGCGACGCTGACCAACCTCGCGTGGTTCGCGGCACGGCGCGGCGCGATGACGATCGCTCTCGACGCCGTGCGGCATGCTGTGACGCTTCCCGGGGCGCCGCGCGCGGCATGGCGAACGCTCGAGCGCCTCGCCGTGGGTCGCACCGACCAGCTGCTGCTGGCGCTCCCCTCAGGCCATCCCTCGAACCAGAATGCTCACAGCGTAACCCATCCGCTCGCGGCTGCGGTCGCGGCGCACTCGCAGGGCGCGTTTGCGGTGGCGGAGGCGTGCTACTGGGCTGCCACCAGCGACGGCGCCGACGCCCCTGCCGCGTGGAACGGACTCGCCGTGCTGCACGAGGAACGGGGTGAACGTGCCGCGGCCGACGAAGCGTGGGGCCAGGTGGCGCATGCACCGGCCATCGCGACCATTCACGACCGGGCCCTCTCCTGGCACCGACGCGGCGAGACTCTGGGCGCACGTGCCCTGCTTCGTGATGCGCTCGCCGCCTTTCCAGGTGCTGCTCCGCTGCTTTATCTCGCCGGCTATCTGGCGTACCTGGGTGGCGAGGCCGCTGCCTCCGTGCCGTTGCTGACGGCCGCGGTCGCCGTTGAGCCGGCGATGGCCCGCGCCCATTTCACGCTGGGCCTCGCACACGAACGCCTCGGCGCGCACACCCTTGCGGTGGAAGCGACGCGACGAGGGTTGCAGTGCTCGCCGTGGTTCGTCCCGGAAGTGTGGCTGCTCGAGAACGGCCGGCGCGGCGAACTACTCGAGGTTGCCCCGGAGCGGTCTGCCGGCACTGCTGCCGCCACCGATGAAGTGTTGCTCGCCCTCGGCCGCTCGCTGCTTGAAACGCTGCACCTCGGCGAGGCGCTCGCCGTCTTCGATCAGGTGCTCGTGCGTCAACCTGCGCACACGGCGGCGCTCTTCCATCGCGGTGTCGTGCTCGCCAAGCTCCGCCGCTACTCCGATGCACTCGCGGATTGGGAGGCCGTCGGACGGGCTGACGGCGAGAGTGTCCTCGGGGCGATGAGCAAGCGCCACGCACGTTCGGCGCGCGAACTCGCGACCCTGTTCTCGGGAAGCTAG
- a CDS encoding DUF4388 domain-containing protein → MHGPLSEISLVEVLQLLQRGQRSGTLRVTGPDPTAPRTLWLLDGVVVALEPEASDAAVDEGLIARALASNDPEDGPATVAPSVRDALRSRLASAALGAMLHWSRGRFDFTEGPVPPGPLNVSPDALVLDVVESEMRRVDLAGELDEFRAVPAFAPADQLAAGELPTLDPLDWRLLDAVDGIRNVAALAAALDEPLDAVAARVRAMQGAAILQLAAAPADVSLEARAAIEAGRYDDAAQLLRARVEAVPGDGEAWRTLGLAEVGAGRFDRAIGAWEAWRAADPTRADEAASLTRAAQTMVEALRDSRD, encoded by the coding sequence ATGCACGGACCGTTGAGTGAAATTTCTCTCGTGGAAGTGCTGCAGCTGCTGCAGCGTGGCCAGCGGAGCGGTACGTTGCGGGTCACCGGCCCCGATCCGACGGCACCGCGCACGCTCTGGCTGCTCGATGGTGTTGTCGTGGCACTCGAGCCGGAAGCGAGCGATGCAGCGGTCGATGAGGGGTTGATCGCCCGAGCGCTTGCGAGCAACGATCCGGAAGATGGTCCGGCGACGGTTGCACCCTCGGTGCGCGATGCCCTGCGCTCTCGACTCGCGAGTGCGGCGCTCGGTGCAATGCTGCACTGGTCTCGCGGGCGTTTCGATTTCACCGAGGGCCCGGTACCGCCGGGGCCACTGAATGTGTCGCCCGATGCGCTGGTGCTCGACGTGGTAGAGTCCGAGATGCGTCGCGTGGACCTCGCCGGCGAGCTGGACGAATTCCGCGCGGTGCCCGCCTTTGCGCCGGCAGACCAGCTCGCAGCTGGCGAACTCCCCACCCTCGACCCGCTTGACTGGCGCCTGCTGGATGCCGTCGACGGCATCCGCAACGTCGCGGCCCTCGCCGCCGCCCTCGACGAGCCGCTTGATGCCGTGGCCGCTCGCGTTCGGGCGATGCAGGGCGCCGCTATACTTCAACTCGCCGCTGCGCCGGCCGATGTCTCGCTGGAGGCACGTGCTGCCATCGAGGCAGGGCGGTATGATGACGCCGCGCAGTTGCTGCGCGCGCGGGTCGAGGCCGTCCCTGGCGATGGGGAGGCGTGGCGGACCCTCGGCCTCGCTGAGGTGGGGGCGGGAAGGTTCGATCGCGCCATCGGCGCGTGGGAGGCGTGGCGTGCGGCAGATCCGACCCGGGCCGACGAGGCTGCGTCGCTGACCCGCGCCGCCCAGACTATGGTGGAGGCGCTTCGCGACAGCCGTGACTGA
- a CDS encoding roadblock/LC7 domain-containing protein, which produces MSIPRWEGMLREITGIVGVRGALIVSSDDGLVVAESAMDGLETTDVAAFAASVISRAQRTARAMHCAPPTRVHITAESGTLFAVAGADPLWLVAVTDTTVELGRLRLLLGDLAVVLT; this is translated from the coding sequence ATGAGCATTCCACGCTGGGAAGGGATGTTGCGTGAGATCACCGGCATCGTCGGGGTGCGCGGCGCGCTGATCGTCTCCTCGGATGACGGGCTCGTGGTCGCGGAGTCGGCGATGGACGGCCTCGAGACGACCGACGTGGCGGCGTTTGCCGCATCAGTCATTTCTCGCGCTCAGCGTACCGCACGCGCGATGCATTGTGCGCCGCCAACTCGGGTACACATCACCGCCGAATCGGGCACCCTCTTCGCGGTGGCCGGTGCCGACCCGCTCTGGCTCGTGGCGGTAACCGACACCACCGTTGAGCTCGGTCGCCTTCGCCTCCTCCTCGGTGATCTGGCCGTGGTGCTGACCTGA
- a CDS encoding GTPase domain-containing protein — MARIVVDRQEITATLVVFGAARVGKSSILRCVQDRVAPARIGERFPLGSPPSGVPLLDWLPLDLGRISGWQARVNLYGVPAERHADATRRLVLSDADGILFVVDSQAARLNENVDALRALEGQLLDREGDFRDVPLVLLYNKQDLPAEMILTPDALGEALNFRDAPSYACDALRGVGVLEALHTGVTRMMRRIAPSRAG, encoded by the coding sequence ATGGCGCGCATCGTGGTTGACCGCCAGGAAATCACCGCCACGCTGGTCGTCTTCGGTGCAGCGCGCGTCGGCAAGAGCTCCATCCTGCGCTGTGTCCAGGATCGCGTGGCGCCGGCACGAATCGGCGAGCGATTTCCGCTCGGCTCGCCGCCATCGGGTGTGCCGCTGCTCGACTGGCTTCCGCTCGATCTCGGCCGCATTTCCGGCTGGCAGGCACGAGTCAACTTGTATGGCGTCCCGGCCGAACGGCACGCCGACGCCACCCGACGACTCGTCCTCTCCGACGCCGACGGCATTCTCTTCGTGGTGGACAGCCAGGCGGCACGCCTCAACGAGAATGTCGACGCGTTGCGTGCGCTCGAGGGGCAGCTGCTCGATCGGGAAGGTGACTTCCGCGATGTCCCGCTCGTCCTGCTCTATAACAAGCAAGACCTGCCGGCCGAGATGATCCTGACACCAGATGCGCTCGGTGAAGCGCTGAACTTCCGTGATGCACCGAGCTACGCCTGCGATGCGCTGCGTGGCGTGGGCGTTCTTGAAGCACTGCACACCGGAGTCACCCGGATGATGCGACGGATCGCACCGTCGCGTGCCGGGTAG
- a CDS encoding DnaA/Hda family protein has product MLNPNSRFASFVVGSSNRLAATAAKAVAEAPGAAYNPLWFYARPGLGKTHLLMAIGHEAQAIDPSRTVEYVTVDDFVEAYHAALAAGQAEAYRRRFTEADLVLLDDAQLLTDQRELQSELLRLIDVLMAGDRQIVLAGDRPPEEIQSLDERLIRRFSGGLVIDIGAPDYETRLAILSRRAQERHVGFSTEVLSAVAELPITTVRELLGALNRLIAQQAVQSSQLSAAEARQLLAGLGHVKAEEPPSPAELLSSDAGFSPASAAEVRTELPAVTAAGGDEFSDFLSDLSAAVSHQVDRWRQRVTEASLRYVGEGFRNTRLESLLAGEMGSDPEVALEEFERDVEALRALQRELRELAPSLLGAGALHDPDRLAEAETLVAEAREAGEPLPGPMARYTLELFGEGPSTRSVVEAMRTAAGAPGQRYNPLVIVGPAGTGKTHLLHAFGHALRASGLGRVAVFDAQQFVDGLVAALGDGTIARWRQRLRRVDALLLDDVGVFAGKERSQEELYLLYNLLLESGRQMAFTASAPPGQLEGFEPRLATRLAGGIVLELGPPDREAKLHEVARLLGTAAEDGDLVEYLAARPAASLRDVQQLLQRLTAAAEERHATLTLALARTLLEGSPVDGPRPPRRGNGLMAPGSGAVRSREKMVEIWPDIAERLLEEWR; this is encoded by the coding sequence ATGCTGAATCCCAATTCCCGATTTGCCTCGTTCGTCGTCGGGTCGTCCAACCGGCTCGCGGCCACGGCCGCCAAGGCGGTGGCCGAGGCCCCGGGCGCGGCCTATAACCCGCTCTGGTTCTATGCCCGGCCCGGGCTGGGCAAGACGCACCTGTTGATGGCAATCGGTCACGAGGCGCAGGCGATCGATCCGTCGCGCACGGTCGAGTATGTCACGGTCGATGACTTCGTCGAGGCGTACCACGCCGCGCTTGCTGCCGGACAGGCTGAGGCGTACCGCCGCCGCTTCACCGAGGCCGATCTGGTCCTCCTGGATGATGCGCAGTTGCTTACCGACCAGCGTGAACTGCAGAGCGAGCTCCTCCGTCTGATCGATGTGCTGATGGCAGGTGACCGGCAGATCGTGCTGGCCGGCGATCGGCCACCGGAAGAGATCCAGTCGCTCGATGAACGCCTGATCCGTCGCTTCTCGGGTGGTCTCGTCATCGACATCGGCGCCCCCGATTACGAAACGCGACTGGCGATCCTCTCGCGCCGCGCGCAGGAGCGGCACGTCGGCTTCAGCACCGAGGTGCTCTCTGCCGTGGCGGAGTTGCCAATCACGACCGTGCGAGAGCTCCTCGGCGCGCTCAATCGGCTGATCGCCCAGCAGGCAGTCCAGAGCTCGCAGCTGAGTGCCGCAGAAGCACGGCAGCTGTTGGCCGGGCTCGGCCACGTCAAGGCAGAAGAGCCACCGTCGCCCGCCGAGTTGCTGTCGTCAGACGCAGGCTTCTCGCCGGCGAGTGCGGCCGAAGTGCGCACTGAATTGCCGGCGGTCACGGCGGCCGGCGGCGACGAGTTCTCGGATTTTCTTTCGGATCTCTCGGCGGCGGTCTCGCATCAGGTCGATCGCTGGCGTCAGCGAGTCACCGAGGCCTCGTTGCGCTATGTGGGCGAGGGGTTCCGGAACACCCGGCTCGAGTCCCTGCTCGCCGGCGAGATGGGAAGCGATCCCGAGGTCGCCCTCGAGGAGTTCGAGCGCGACGTCGAGGCGCTCCGCGCCTTGCAGCGCGAACTGAGAGAGCTCGCGCCATCGCTCCTCGGTGCGGGAGCGTTACACGACCCGGATCGGCTCGCCGAAGCTGAAACCCTGGTAGCCGAAGCGCGCGAGGCGGGTGAACCTCTGCCTGGCCCGATGGCGCGCTACACGCTCGAACTCTTTGGCGAGGGGCCCAGCACGCGCTCGGTCGTGGAGGCGATGCGCACGGCCGCTGGTGCACCGGGGCAGCGCTATAACCCACTGGTGATCGTCGGGCCGGCGGGCACCGGCAAGACGCATCTCCTGCATGCCTTCGGGCACGCCCTCCGCGCATCGGGGCTTGGTCGCGTTGCCGTGTTCGATGCCCAGCAGTTCGTGGATGGGCTCGTGGCCGCCCTTGGTGACGGCACAATCGCGCGGTGGCGGCAGCGTCTCCGTCGCGTCGACGCGCTGCTACTGGACGATGTCGGTGTCTTCGCCGGCAAGGAGCGCAGTCAGGAAGAGTTGTATCTCCTCTACAACCTGTTGCTCGAGTCCGGGCGCCAGATGGCGTTCACGGCGAGTGCGCCACCTGGGCAGCTCGAGGGCTTCGAGCCGCGGCTGGCGACACGACTCGCCGGCGGGATCGTTCTCGAACTCGGGCCCCCCGATCGCGAAGCCAAGCTGCACGAGGTTGCCCGACTGCTCGGCACGGCGGCCGAGGATGGTGACCTGGTCGAGTATCTCGCGGCACGCCCCGCTGCTTCGCTGCGCGACGTGCAACAGTTGCTGCAGCGCCTCACGGCCGCGGCCGAGGAACGGCACGCGACCCTCACGCTGGCCCTCGCTCGCACGTTGCTCGAGGGGTCGCCGGTGGATGGACCGCGACCACCGCGACGTGGCAACGGACTCATGGCGCCTGGGAGTGGCGCGGTTCGTTCGCGCGAGAAGATGGTCGAGATCTGGCCCGATATTGCCGAGCGCCTGCTTGAGGAATGGCGCTGA
- a CDS encoding DUF4388 domain-containing protein, which produces MAIKGSLKEASLPDVVQLLYLGRRTGCLSVANDRNFASIWLDDGWIVFAGMVSRPDRLGERLVAAGKLTSEQLESAVATQASLPGHRLGAVLVQLNYLSNAELEGELRRQVEETVYTLFTWASGTFSFEAGISPDDAEGTVRLNPEGLLLEGARRVDEWSVIAKKIPSLDAVFALEGEGDIDLKGDATLVDIERRVQPLIDGARTVREIMEATGLTDFEVCRALFGLTTAGRLRRVATAAPVVPRQGNARLEEHRNLGVAFYRTGMLTEAEREFKRVAELRPGDGEPSFQLGLIALRQARWSDALDQFQRAIERAGPRPALLHNLALALESLGRVDEADAALADAVQLDRDDPRLWTGWGLLALRRSEPAKALERFARARDLLGSRRAPAHWYWGCGWAQALSEAWQDALATIRDGVTAYPDHPVLRTTLGVLLEGTGEVGEAEAHLRHALGEDPTIPQISKNLGDLLYRAGRWDEAEESYERAAKLAPSLGDDLYFKLGNLACRRGDMSTARGHWAAALALNPEHALVRANLAGSGAAS; this is translated from the coding sequence ATGGCAATCAAGGGCTCGCTCAAGGAGGCCTCGCTCCCCGATGTGGTGCAGTTGCTCTATCTCGGCCGCCGCACCGGTTGCCTGTCCGTCGCCAACGATCGCAACTTCGCGTCGATCTGGCTCGACGACGGCTGGATCGTTTTTGCCGGCATGGTCTCGCGTCCCGACCGACTCGGCGAGCGACTGGTGGCCGCGGGGAAACTCACGTCGGAGCAACTCGAATCGGCGGTCGCGACGCAGGCGTCGTTGCCCGGTCATCGGCTCGGCGCCGTGCTGGTCCAGCTGAACTACCTCAGCAACGCCGAGCTCGAAGGCGAGTTGCGCCGTCAGGTTGAGGAGACGGTGTACACGCTCTTCACCTGGGCCAGTGGCACCTTCTCGTTCGAAGCCGGCATCTCGCCTGATGATGCCGAAGGAACGGTGCGACTCAATCCCGAGGGCCTGCTGCTCGAAGGTGCGCGTCGCGTCGATGAATGGAGTGTGATCGCCAAGAAGATTCCTTCGCTTGATGCGGTCTTCGCGCTCGAGGGCGAGGGAGATATCGACCTCAAGGGCGACGCCACGCTTGTCGACATCGAGCGCCGGGTCCAGCCGCTGATCGACGGTGCGCGAACGGTACGCGAAATCATGGAAGCCACCGGCCTCACCGATTTCGAAGTCTGCCGCGCACTGTTCGGCCTGACGACGGCGGGGCGCCTGCGCCGGGTGGCAACGGCGGCGCCAGTCGTACCTCGGCAGGGAAATGCGCGGCTCGAAGAGCACCGCAATCTTGGTGTAGCGTTCTACCGCACCGGGATGCTCACCGAGGCCGAGCGCGAGTTCAAGCGGGTCGCCGAACTGCGCCCCGGCGATGGCGAGCCATCGTTTCAGCTCGGCCTGATCGCCTTGCGACAGGCCCGGTGGTCCGATGCGCTCGACCAGTTCCAGCGTGCCATCGAGCGCGCCGGACCACGGCCGGCGTTGTTGCACAATCTTGCGCTTGCCCTGGAATCGCTCGGCCGGGTTGACGAAGCGGATGCTGCGCTTGCCGATGCCGTCCAGCTCGATCGCGACGATCCGCGTCTCTGGACTGGCTGGGGACTGCTCGCGCTTCGTCGGAGTGAGCCTGCGAAGGCCCTCGAACGCTTCGCGCGGGCCCGTGACCTCCTTGGGTCGCGCCGGGCCCCCGCACACTGGTACTGGGGTTGTGGCTGGGCTCAGGCGCTTTCCGAGGCGTGGCAGGACGCGCTGGCCACCATTCGCGATGGCGTTACCGCTTATCCCGACCACCCAGTGCTGCGGACGACGCTCGGCGTGCTGCTCGAAGGGACGGGCGAAGTAGGTGAGGCGGAGGCGCACCTGCGCCATGCACTCGGTGAAGATCCGACGATTCCGCAGATTTCCAAGAATCTCGGCGACCTCCTCTACCGTGCCGGGCGCTGGGATGAGGCAGAGGAGTCGTACGAGCGTGCCGCGAAGCTCGCACCATCGCTCGGCGATGACCTCTATTTCAAGCTCGGCAACCTCGCCTGTCGTCGCGGCGACATGAGTACCGCGCGAGGCCACTGGGCGGCGGCACTCGCGCTCAATCCTGAGCATGCCCTGGTCCGCGCGAATCTTGCCGGCTCCGGTGCGGCGTCGTGA